A window of Vulpes lagopus strain Blue_001 chromosome 21, ASM1834538v1, whole genome shotgun sequence contains these coding sequences:
- the ASB8 gene encoding ankyrin repeat and SOCS box protein 8 isoform X1, producing the protein MILFKRRCPYLQPGRVHSSQNPDDLALAAWQGWRAHPRTARALQVRRQGMSSPSSSSPRWRSPRVRALLYAKTPSIMGLRTRSGEQVRGAAGRATGCASPGGGSAGKAPRRQVWAPLTAGRVQPSVRFRLRQVGGWLPAAQLRGGGGRGRRVRRSRRALGPCGLPLPAWSPQLPSGFGRVELRCSGPRSAAGGAGQRRAPRARYEPAPRRRRPHHPPGSRGPERPAAADSAALRLRATLPAGPENHLLPLAGEDAGRLGSLRRRAPPAAIGRRAGTPPRLFSHPVDRGARRRRRLLLPGHALTAAFPARLSARGPVSITSIAFGQSTSLCEIPTFCETLAGLPWTKK; encoded by the exons atgattctttttaaaaggcgTTGCCCATATTTGCAACCGGGGAGGGTTCACTCGTCTCAAAATCCGGACGACCTGGCCCTAGCAGCGTGGCAGGGGTGGAGGGCGCATCCCCGCACGGCAAGAGCGCTCCAAGTCCGCAGACAAGGCATGAGCTCCCCCAGTTCATCATCCCCTCGGTGGCGCTCACCACGTGTCCGGGCCCTGCTTTACGCTAAAACTCCTTCGATTATGGGGCTCAGGACACGCTCTGGGGAGCAGGTGAGGGGCGCGGCCGGGCGGGCCACAGGCTGCGCGTCTCCCGGCGGCGGCTCTGCGGGGAAGGCACCTCGCCGACAGGTGTGGGCTCCCCTCACGGCGGGGAGGGTGCAGCCCTCCGTCCGTTTCCGTCTCCGACAGGTGGGCGGGTGGTTACCTGCGGCACAgctccgggggggcggggggcgtggcCGGCGGGTGCGGAGGAGCAGGCGGGCGTTGGGGCCCTGCGGACTGCCGCTGCCCGCCTGGTCTCCCCAGCTACCCAGCGGGTTTGGCCGCGTCGAACTGCGCTGCTCCGGCCCCCGCTCAGCGGCAGGCGGCGCGGGGCAGCGGAGGGCACCGAGGGCCCGCTACGAGCCCGCTCCACGCAGGCGCCGCCCCCACCACCCGCCCGGGAGCCGCGGACCCGAGCGCCCGGCGGCGGCCGACAGCGCCGCACTGCGCCTGCGCGCAACCCTCCCGGCGGGCCCAGAAAATCACCTGTTACCTCTTGCCGGGGAGGACGCAGGCCGCCTCGGGAGTCTGCGCAGGCGCGCGCCGCCCGCAGCCATTGGTCGGCGCGCGGGGACCCCTCCCCGTCTCTTTTCACATCCTGTGGACAGAGGGGCCCGCCGGAGACGACGGCTTCTGCTTCCGGGTCACGCCTTGACAGCGGCTTTCCCCGCCCGGCTCAGCGCCCGAGGTCCG GTATCGATCACTTCTATAGCCTTTGGTCAATCGACCAGTCTTTGTGAAATACCTACTTTTTGTGAGACTCTGGCTGGCCTTCCATggacaaaaaaatag